From one Trifolium pratense cultivar HEN17-A07 linkage group LG1, ARS_RC_1.1, whole genome shotgun sequence genomic stretch:
- the LOC123914389 gene encoding probable plastid-lipid-associated protein 8, chloroplastic — protein MATASASAFRLSPCSLKFRIHNNHPSTPKSFNLRFHPRHNSLCVSTSVSISNTDVQTAPNDLVASLLSKVVQTDGGVLLQKEEHKEVAEVVQELQKYCVKEPVKCPLIFGEWDVVYCSRPTSPGGGYRSALGRVFFKTKQMVQVVEAPDIVRNKIEFTALGFLDGEVSLKGKLKALDTEWIQVVFEAPELKLGSWKAQYGGQSEVKLRITYVDEKIRLGLGSRGSLFVFKRI, from the exons ATGGCTACAGCTTCTGCTTCTGCGTTTCGCTTATCACCTTGTTCATTAAAATTCAGAATCCATAATAATCACCCTTCAACCCCCAAATCATTCAACCTCCGTTTCCATCCCCGTCACAACAGCTTATGCGTTTCTACTTCCGTATCCATATCTAACACGGATGTCCAAACAGCCCCTAATGATCTCGTAGCTTCTCTTCTTTCAAAG GTGGTGCAAACAGATGGAGGAGTTTTACTACAAAAGGAAGAACATAAAGAAGTGGCCGAAGTGGTTCAGGAATTGCAGAAGTATTGTGTGAAAGAGCCTGTGAAATGCCCTTTAATATTTGGAG AGTGGGATGTAGTGTACTGTTCGCGGCCAACATCACCTGGAGGTGGGTATAGGAGTGCATTGGGCAGAGTTTTCTTCAAAACAAAGCAAATGGTTCAGGTTGTTGAAGCTCCTGATATTGTGAGAAACAAAATCGAGTTTACTGCTTTAGGCTTTTTGGATGGAGAGGTTTCTCTAAAAG GAAAACTGAAGGCTCTGGATACTGAATGGATTCAAGTTGTATTTGAAGCACCTGAGTTGAAGTTAGGATCATGGAAAGCACAGTATGGAGGTCAGAGTGAAGTTAAACTCAGAATCACTTATGTAGATGAAAAAATCAGGTTAGGATTGGGATCAAGAGGTTCCCTGTTTGTTTTTAAAAGAAtatga